The genomic window GAGGCGGTTAAAAAAGATAAAGGGGTAATAGATCAGTCGAAAAAGAAAAAAAGGTAGGTAAAAGTAGAAGAGAGTAGGTACTAATCCCTCATTGGAAATAGTGCCTATTTTTTTAATTCCTTTTTTATGAGAGTTTGAAAACTATAAGCATTACAAATTTAAAGTTGATCACCTGTGATTTTGATTATTAATATTGGTGGAAAGGATTGGTATGGAACAGGGAGGAGCAGTTTAATAAAAATCATCTATGATAAATAATGAATTTTCGTCATAAAATAATAACGAGAAGAAAGATAACGGAGGATGAAAGTATGAGTGATGGGGTTAGATTAAGGCCGCTGGAGAGAGTGGATTTAGGATTTGTCCATAAATTAAATATCAATGCCAACGTGATGTCCTATTGGTTTGAAGAACCATATGAGGCTTTCGTTGAACTGCAGGATCTGTATGATAAACATATTCACGATCAAGGTGAACGGCGATTTATTGTGGAAAAAAGCGGGGAGATGGTCGGTCTTGTAGAATTAGTAGAAATTGATTATATCCACCGGAGAGCAGAGTTCCAAATCATTATTGATCCCAATCATCAGGGGCACGGTTATGCAAAGGCAGCAACCCAACGTGCAATGGATTATGCTTTTTCGGTATTAAACCTTTATAAACTCTATTTAATTGTAGATAAAAATAATGAAAAAGCGATTCATATTTATAAAAAACTGGGATTTCATTTTGAAGGAGAATTGATTGACGAGTTTTTTGTGGATGGCGAGTATCATAATGCTATTAGAATGTGTATGTTTCAGCATCAGTACTTGGGGAGCAATTCAATGGATGCCTAATAATTATAGATTTCCCGGCTAATGGAGAACTTTTAAAGAGTTCTTCTTTTTTTCATTCATATTAATTGACAGTAGCTAGTGCTTATCTGTTTAATAAAAATAAAATATCCTTTTTAAATAAAACCTTTAGGGGCTGGCGATGGAGATTCAGCAGTTAGAATTATTGCAGAGAACGATTGATTATATTGATGAACACATAAAAGAGGATATAAATGCTGAGGAATTAGCTAAAATAGCGGGATATTCGCCGTTTCATTTTTATCGTATTTTTCGCAATGTTCTTGGCTATACGGTGATGGATTATGTTGTAAAAAGAAAGCTGCAACATGCCTTATTTGAATTAGCCAGCGGTAAAAAGGTCCTTCAAATTGCTCTAGATTATGGATTTGATACACATGCAGGATTTACAAAAGCCTTTAAAAAATGCTTTGGAAGTCCACCCAGTTTATATAGGCTTCATTGTCCTATTTTACCTCCTCATAAATTAAATTTAAAAGACTTGTTTGAAAAGAACCTTGGCGGAATTGTTTTACAGCCTAAGATTATTACAAGACAGTCGTTCTGGGTTGCCGGAAAAAGGTTTGAAAGTTATGTTCCAAATGTTATTTACACAAGGGATGCCCCAGCCTTTTGGGATCAGGATGGCTTAAATGATGGTTCCGTTGAAAGAGCCTTATATGAAACATTGTCACCAAAAAAGCATGGAGAGTATTGTATAAATTTAACTAACGATATCCATCAAGATTATTTTACGTATTTATTTGCGGTTGAGTTAGATCATCAGGCAGAACTCCCAAGTGGATTTATGAAATTTAAAGTTCCCGAGTCTGTTTATGCCATTTTTAAAACGCCTCTTGTTGAAAAAGAACAATTCGCTTCAGCCATTAAAGGAACTTGGCGATATATTTTAGAAGATTGGCTTCCATCCTCTTCATATGAAGTGGATGAAAAGGGCTATGACTATGAATACTATGATGAACATTGCCATTATTGGGATTACGAGCGAATCTATATGGAAATCCATTTGCCGATAAAAGAAAAATCCAGGGGATAAGAACATTATCCCCTAGATTTTTTTAATATGGTCCTATAAAAAAAGGACAGGTGTTAATAAAAGAGCACTAGCCACAATGGCTGCTTTAATCGTAAAGCCTGAAGCAATAAATCCAATGACAGGACCTCCGCCGATTTGTCCAATTGCATCTACTTGGCCTTTAACTGAAAAGAATGTTGCCCGGGTTGATGAATCGGGGATCAGCTTATTTAGCCAAATATCTTCCAAAGGATACATAGCTTGTCTTGTCACTTGAATAAGAATATAAAAAACAATCAAACCTATGATGCTAGTTGAAAATGCAAAGCCGATTAATGAACTTAAAATAAGGCAGCTGCCAATAAAGAGGGATACATAGATGAGTTTCAACTGCTCATGAATATAGCTGCGATTTAAATAATGAAGTACTGTAAATGATAGTAGAACAACTACAAATTGGACTCCGCCTACTAAAATCACTAAGCTTTGATCAGATAATGCTGTTAGATTGGATGCTTCAAAGAAATGAGAAATCCATAGCCTGTCAAATCCTTCGCTGTAAAATCCGACAAACAAAGCAATAAGGAAGAGCAATCTCATCAAATAGTTAGCTCTTGAATAAACAATAATTTTCTTCATATTTCCTTTCATGTTTGCCCATGTTGATGTTCGATTCACTTTATCTAATGGCTGAAAGTTTTCTTCTTTCATAAATAGGATTAAATAAATACTAAGTCCAATCATGCATAGACCGCCAATTACAATAGGAAGATTAATCATAAAATAACCAGTAAAAATGCTTAAAGGAATCGCAATCATCTGCCCAAGATTGCCAGCCTTTGCACCTGTTATAAATGCAGAAGAAGCACGTTCTTCCCCTATTTCATCTGCAATCCATGCCTGCTGTGAACCACTTGTAAGGGTGTAACCAATTCCCCAAATGACTTGAGAAATCATAACAGCTGTAAAAAAAGGAAATAACCCCTCCACTAGAAATCCTGCTCCAATTAAACAGTACCCCATAACAATGGAAAGCTTTCGGCTTTTTAAATCCGAAATGACCCCAGTCGGAATTTCAAAAAGGAAAACAGTTAGCTCCAATACAGTTCCCACTAAAACTAACTCAATTGGAGTGAGCTTAACGATTTGCACTTGATAAAGCAAGTTCATTGTAAAAATAAAAGTAAAGAAAAATTGTGCTAAGAAACATGTGTTGATATATACCTGATATGGATTTTTTGTGCTGAATAATTTCATTTTCTTTCCCTCCTCCATTCATTATAGAAAGGAGGGAGTTGCATTTCTTTTCCAAAATTGCGATGTTAAGGAATACGAATTTTTACATGGGTTTAATAATTAATTAAAACCGCTATGTTATGTTGTGAATAGAAAGTTCCATTGAAAAAGATAAGGAGCATACTAATATGATCATTAATAAAAGAAATGTTCCAAAAATAATATTGACTGTTATTCCAAAAATATTGCAAATCTTTTTGAATGCTTCACTTGTCATTTTGGCAACTATTTTATCTTTTTTATTAATAAAAGAGTTAATCATTTTTTTTCAACTGATAATAGAAAATGACAGTAATGATTACAAGCTTTTCTTAGCTAATATTTTAATTTTCTTTCTGTATTTTGAATTTATTTCGATGATTGTTAAGTATTTCAAAGAAAATTATCATTTTCCCCTTCGATACTTTATCTATATTGGCATTACCGCAATGCTGAGACTGATTATTGTGGACCACGAAAACCCGCTTCATACACTTATTTATTCACTAGTTATTTTGGTTCTTATTATTGGATATTACATGATGCATATTACTCCAAGGACAAAATAGAATTTTGTAGGTGAATGATCATTGAAAGCAAACAGGACCAATCATTTGATTAGCCCTGTCTAAAAAAAATTATTTCGTTATTTGCTTAATAAGCTTTTTGTTTCCTTTTTCCAATATGTTTTCATAATCGATATATTCGTAAATATCATCTGAAATACTGCCACTAAACTTCGCTAGCTCTTCAATCGTTAAATCTTCAATGGCTTTCTTTTGCTCTTCGCAATAGATAATAATTTTGCCTACGATTTCATGGGCATCCCTAAATGCTGTTCCTTTGCTTACTAAATAATCGGCGACTTCAGTAGCGTTGAGGAACCCAGCTTTAATGGCCGCTTTCATGTTTTCTTCCTTAACATGAAGGGTATCAATCATTTTTGCCATGATTTCAAGGCAATCCATCACAGTGTCAAGAGAATCGAAAAACTGTTCTTTATCTTCTTGCATATCTTTGTTATAAGTGAGCGGCAAGCCCTTCAGCGTCGTTAATAATGAGAAAAGAGAGCCATATACTCTGCCTGTTTTTCCTCTAATTAATTCAGCCGCATCGGGATTTTTCTTTTGCGGCATGATACTGCTGCCGGTAGAGTACGCATCGTCCATTTCGATAAATTTGAATTCTTGGCTGCTCCAAAGAATCAGTTCTTCACTTAAACGGCTCAAGTGCATCATCGTAATGGAAAAGCTGGACATAAGCTCAAGCAAATAATCACGATCACTCACACCATCTAAGAAGTTGTCTACTGGTTTTGAAAAACCTAATAGATCAGTCGTGATTTGACGGTTGATATTATGTGTCGTACCAGCTAATGCCCCACAGCCAAGCGGGTTTTCATCTAAAATTTCGATGGCATTTTCGATTCTCTTTTTATCACGGCTAAACATTTGCACGTATGCACCTAGATGGTGACTGAAAGTAACAACCTGTGCTCGCTGCAAATGGGTATATCCAGGCATAATGACATTATTGCTCGCAGCTTTCTCATTTAATGAATCAATAAGCTGTTGCAGCACAGTCATGACTTCCTTAGCTTTGTTTTTTGCGTAAAGTCTCATGTCAACAGCGACTTGGTCATTCCGGCTTCTAGCTGTATGAAGCTTCTTCCCGGTTTCACCAATTCTTTGTGTCAAATTCATTTCCACAAATGAGTGGATATCTTCATAATCGCCTTCTACTTTTAACAAACCTGATTCGATATCTTTTAAAATTGATTCAAGCCCGCTGATCAGCAGATTTCCCTCAGACGAAGTCAGTAAATCACATTTCACTAGCATCGATACATGTGCAATGCTTCCAGTTATATCTTCAAAATATAGTCGATGGTCTACAGGCAGAGAAGTATTGAATTTCTCCATGATTTCATCTTCTCGTTTCGTGAATCGTCCACCCCATAGTTTCACTTATACCTCAACCTCTCTTCTATTCTTTCCTGTTTGTATTTTCGATAATATAAAGACAGCTACAATGAGCAATCCTAACGTCAAGATTAACGTATAGGCACTTCCCGTAATTCCAGCCACAATAAATCCAATGAGCGCAATTGATGCATTTAAGATTGCATAAGGAATTTGCGTTTTCACGTGATCGATGTGATCTGCCCCAGCCCCAGTGGACGAAAGGATAGTCGTATCAGAAATTGGAGAACAGTGATCCCCAAAGATTCCTCCAGATAGGACAGCTCCAATACAAACTAATAAATGTGCATCAAGTCCGATTGCCATTGGAATCGCAATTGGAAGCATAATCGCGAATGTTCCCCAAGATGTTCCAGATGCAAGGGAAATGACAACCCCTACGAGGAATAAAATAGCAGGGATAATGAATGACGGAACATTTCCTTTCATGATTTCAACAATGAAAGTAGCTGTACCCATTTCTTTAATCACTTTACCAAGTGACCATGCAAGAACAAGTGTGATAGCAACATATCCCATTTTCTGCATGCCTGCTGTATAAATATCAAAAATTTCACCGAATTTCTTCACTTTATAAATAAGCATCAGTACGACAATCGTCACTGCAGCGAATAAATATGCCGCACTTAGAGATACTCGGAAATCGCTGCCCGGTACTGGTTTGAAAGGGAAGCCATATGAAATTAATAATCCAAATAAAGTAATGAATAATACTAATAATGGCAGCCAAATTAAGATCGCTCGTCCACCTTGAGCAGCTTCTTCGAATTTCTCAGATCTTCTAAGCGGCTTAGACTCTGGCCAATACAGTTGTCCAGTTTGTTGGACCCTTCTTTCAGCTTTTGCCATCGGACCAAAATCTAATTTAGTTAGCGCAACAAGTGGGACCATGGAAACAGCTAATATCGCATAAAACTGAAATGGAATAACTTGAATAAGCGTACTAAACTCAGATGTTGTAATGTTTAACGCATCAAATTCTGTTTTTATTAATCCCATGATGTAAACACCCCATCCGATGAAAGGGATTAATACAGCAACTGGGGATGAGGTAGAATCAATGATCCAGGCGAGCTTTTCTCGTGAGATTTTCGCTTTATCGAAAATCTTATCAAACACAGGTCCTACGATTAGAGGTGTACCTAAATCGGAGAAGAAAATGATAATTCCGCCGAACCATGCGGATATTTGTGTTTTTGCTCTCGTGTTAATGAATTTTGTCACGTTTGAGGCGAGTGCAGCTCCTCCGCCTGATTTCTCCATTAACGCCACAAATCCGCCAATGAAGAATAGTAAAACTAATATAGCGGCATTGTACCCATCAGCTACGATTGGAAAATAGTAATTTCCGATCGTTTCCATAGTTGCTTTTAATGGGTTTCCTCCTATTATAATAAGTACTCCGATATAAGCCCCGGAGAAGAGGGACACGATTACATTTTTTGTAATGATAGCAAGAATAACTGCAAGAATAGGTGGTATCAAAGACACCCAGCCAAAATGCTCCATAAGTAAATCTCCCCTTAAGTGAATTACATAAAAGGGTAAATATTTAGAATTTACCCTAAAAGAATTATATTTTAACATGCCTTTGAAAAGCAATAACTTTTTTTATAGTACTCAATTTTGCTGGTTTTATTAGTTTAAATAATAAAGACCGTTGAGGTATTTATTCTCAACAGTCTTTAACTACTTTATTAGACGAATTTGTCAATTTGTATATGCGCCTTGGTCTACCCCTTACAGGGTTTGGTTCCATTCCGATGTATTCAGCTAAGCCAGCATCACATAGGTCCTCTATAAAACGCCTTGTATTTCTTTCATCTTTGGAAAGTTGAACTGAAATGTCTTTCACTGTAAAATCTTTAATTCCTGAATTTCTTATAAAAGCAAATAACTCAATATAATGTTTCACATTGATTTTCGCGTTTTTGAGCTTAGTCATGAAATCTTTATCATTAAAGTATGGAAATTCAATCGTTTCGATATGTTCACTTTTAGCCTCCACGACTTCGCCATTTTCCTGTACAAAAATAATGGAGCCAAACCTCTCTTTGGATTGTCTTAGCGCGTTGTTTGCATTCAACTCTGCAGAAAAAACAGTTTCACCAAAACCAATACCTACACCGACCTTTAATCCAGATATTAATATTAAATTGTTTACTGCCACCTTAATCTTTGGTAATCCCCGCTCACAGTCGCCACGTGAACTAAATATTAAATAGCGCCCAAGTCCTTTTTCTATGAGTGAACCATTTAAGTGTTCACTTAAGTTTATTAAAGTTTCCTTTAATTTCAATTCTAAAAACTGTAATTGATAAGTTTGTTTTGAGCTTTTGAAATGATTTTCTAAATGATCCATTTCAAATAGCTGAACGGCAACTTGGGAGTCTTTAAAGTAGAATGTTTTTATTTTTTCAGAAAGAATGTTTAATGTATGTTGAATTTCAATATCACTTGTTGAAATTCTGAATGCAGGAACACCTAATTCCTTCAGGTGGACATATACTTCTTCAAAGCAGGTAATTGCCCCTTTCGTTTTTCCAAGTTCCCATAATTGACTATGGAAACTTATTAATTCCTCTGTGGAAGTCATTTCAGAAAAAGTTTTCACAAATATGTTAGTAGGTTTTATTGTGAGTTGGTTTAATGCGGTCTCCAAATGACTGGTTGATATCTCATCTATACTAAATTGATCGAATAAAGTTCCCGTTGTGTGGGCGAACTCTAACAGACCTTTGAAAATCCCAGCTTCGGTATGTTCGATAAAAATTAGTTTTTCTGAATTTCCTTCCGTTCTACATGCTATGTTATAGGAAATTCTTCCTGAAAAAATCCACAAATCAACACTATTCATATTATTTTTAATAATATCTTCAGTCTCTCTAACCTTTTTGTATGGAAACGTTAAAAAAATTGCATCTAAAATTAACCCTTCGGCAATATGTATTATTCTTTCCACAGTGGAATGTGGTCCAACGAGCCCCACTCTAAGCATGAATAAAGCACTCCTTTAAAAATAACTTACAAAGCAGAAATCTGTCTTAATCATACACATTATTTTGAAAATTTTTAAGTTCATTTAATAAAAAACTTAAGCCTTCACAAAGTATTTACTCAGCTTTTACTGAAAATGTTTTTTGGTTTTTCTTTTTAATCAGTTCCTCCTGTGAAGATTATTTGACAGATTCCGAGAGATTTCCCGGGAAAATGTTCAACTTATGTAATATAACGCTGAATTAAAGCAAGAAAAAATCCTCCCTTTAAAAAAGGAGGATTTTTCTATCATTCACTCGTTAGTAACCTAACGCTTTCATCAAACTCTTTCTCAATAACCTCGTTGCGTTTATATGTTATTAAGCTGACAACATAGGTAAGGATTAAGTTGATGATAAAGCCTGGTACGATTTCGTAGAGGGTATCTCCAAGGCCGGCATTTTTCCAAATGATAACCGTTAAAGCACCAGCGATCATACCAACAATCGCTCCCCAGTTCGTCATCTTCTTCCAGTATAAGCTTAAAATAATAGTTGGACCGAATGCTGCTCCGAAGCCAGCCCATGCATAAGCAACTAGACCTAAAATCGTATCATTTTGTTCCCAAGCAAGTACTGCAGCAATAACTGCCACAGCTAAAACTGCCATACGGCCAAAGAAGACATATTCTTTATCAGTACCATCTTTTCTTAATAATACTTTATATAAATCTTCAGTTAACGCACTTGATGTTACAATTAATTGAGACGAAATCGTGCTCATGATGGCTGCTAGAACAGCAGCTAATAAGAATCCTGCAAAAAGAGGATGGAAGACAATTTGACCTAAAGTTAGGAAAATAGCTTCAGGATTGTCTAACGTATATTGTGGATTCTTATAGAAAAATGCAAGCCCAATTAAAGCTGTGAAGATAGTTCCTAATAAAGAGAAAATCATCCAGCCGATACCGATGCGGCGAGCACTTTTTGTTTCTTTAACTGATGTAATTGCCATAAAGCGAACGATAATATGAGGCTGACCAAAATAGCCTAATCCCCATGCCATCGCGGAGATGATTCCAATCGTTGTTGTACCTTTAAAGAAATCAAGTAATGTCGGATCAATTTCTCTAACAGTAGCGAAAGTTTCACCCAATCCGCCTGTTTGTGATAAGGCCAAAATTGGGACAAGCAGTAATGCAACTAACATCATTAGCCCCTGAATAAAGTCAGTGTAGCTTACTGCCAGGAAGCCGCCAAATAACGTATAGGCAACAACTACTCCTGAAACAATTAAAAGACCTGTATGGTATCCAGTGCCAAACGAGCTTTTGAAAAATACTGCTCCTGCTACCATTCCTGAAGACACATAGAATGTAAAGAAAATAAGAATAACAATTCCGGAAACAATTCTTAATAATTTCGTTGTGTCTTTAAAACGATTTTCAAGATAGCCTGGAATAGTAATGGAATCATTTGCTACCTGTGTATAAGTTCGTAGTCTAGGTGCGACAAGCAGCCAGTTCAAATAGGCGCCAATGGTTAATCCAATAGCAATCCAAGCATCTGCTAAACCGCTTACATAAATTCCGCCAGGCAATCCCATTAAAAGCCAACCACTCATATCTGCTGCTCCAGCACTAAGAGCTGTAACTGCAGGACCAAGAGAACGACCGCCAAGCATATAATCAGTTAGATCACTTGTTTTTCGATATGAATACCAGCCAATTAAGAGCATAGCTGCCATATAAATACCGATGGAAACAAGCTGAAGACCTGTATCTGACATTTACATCCCTCCAATTTTTTTGAAAAAATTTAATAAACTAAGAAAAAAGACTATTCGTATTCTAACACTATTCGACATAAAATGCGATGTTAAATTTTTTCAAAAATAGAACACGAAAAATTCTGAAAAATTTTATCTCCCTGAATAAAATTATTTCCTATCTAGGTTTAATTAATTTTAGAAGCTGTGAAATAAATCAATTTGGTGTATATGCTCACAAGTGATAATATCTATACATGAAGTAAATAAATGATTGGGTGAACAAATGAAAAACGAAATATCTTTAAAAGTGAAATCTGTATATGTAAGGAATTTCCAAACTGGTTATCCTCTAATTACTGAGGATGCATTTGTCAAAATGCCAGTTGATATTGAAGAAGGAACGATTATTAACTTGTTGGATGAGAAAAATCGGTATTTGGCTACAGGTTATTTTGGCAAGCAAAATAAGGGCAGGGGCTGGATATTAAGCAGAAATCAGCAGGAATTAATTGATCAGGACTTTTTTGAAACGAAGCTAAAAAAAGCATTAGATAACAGAAAAGTTTTTTTTGATGACAAGGATACAACCGCCTTTCGTGTTTTCAATGGCGAAGGTGATGGAATTGGCGGAATGACGATTGACTATTTTGCTGGTTACTATTTAGCTACTTGGTATAGTGAAGGGATCTATCAGTTTAAAAATGATATTTTACAAGCTTTATTCAAGGTAGCAGATGTGAAAGGGGTTTACGAAAAGAAGCGGTTTGACGTGAAGGGAACTTATATAGAGGATGATGATTTTGTTGCAGGGGAGCGCGCTGTCTTTCCTCTCATTGTAAAAGAAAATGGCATCAACTTCGCGGTCTATCTGAATGATGGGGCCATGGTGGGTGTTTTCTTGGACCAAAGGAATGTCCGCAAGGCAATACGTGATAAGTATGCTAAAGGCAAAACGGTATTAAATACTTTTTCCTATACAGGAGCATTTTCTGTAGCAGCTGCTTTAGGCGGGGCCGCGAAAACAACAAGTGTGGACCTTGCCAACCGCAGTAAGAGCAAGACGATTGAGCAGTTCAGTGTGAACAATATTGATTATGAAGCGCATGAAATAATTGTGGAGGATGTATTTAATTATTTTAAATATGCTGTTCGAAAGCAATTAAAATTTCAAATGGTCATTCTTGATCCTCCAAGCTTTGCACGTTCTAAGAAACATACCTTTAGTGCAGGGAAGGATTATCCGGCTTTACTCGAGCAAGCAATTCAACTAACTGATAGCAACGGAATTATCGTTGCCTCAACGAATTGCAGTACGTTTGATATGAAAAAATTCAAGGGGTTTATTGAAAAGGCATTTAAGCAAACAGGAAGTAAATATACGATTCTTGATGAATTTAGTCTTCCTGAGGATTTTAAGACGATAAAGGAATTTAAAGAAGGCAATTATCTTAAAGTGGCGATTATCAGAAAGTTGACTTAAAAAGTAAATGGATGCATTAGTATCCCCTAATGCACCCCCCTTTTTTCTATTAAACAACTCCCTGTACAATCATAGCATTAGCCACACGAATAAAGCCTGCGATGTTTGAACCGATAACTAGATTGCCTGGATAGCCATATTCTTCAGCCGCATTGACGGTGTTGCGGTAAATATTTTTCATGATTTGATGAAGTTTTTCATCTACTTCTTCAAACGTCCATGCAATTCTTGCACTATTTTGTGACATTTCGAGTGCTGAAACAGATACCCCACCTGCATTTGCGGCTTTTCCTGGTGCAAAGAGGATATCATTCTTTAGAAACACATCGATCGCTTCTAGGTTAGACGGCATATTGGCTCCTTCACCGACTGCCTTGACACCATTAGCTACAAGAATTTTTGCAGAGCACTCATCTATTTCGTTTTGAGTCGCACATGGAAGGGCGATATCACATGGGATCGACCAGATACCAGAACATCCTTCAACGAATTGTGCATGAGGGTGTTCATAGACATATTCAAGTATTCTCTTGCCCTCAACCTCTTTTAAGCGTTTAACAGTTTCAAGGTTTAACCCATTTTCATCATAAATATACCCATTGGAATCACTGCATGCCACTACCTTAGCACCTAATTGCATGGCTTTTTCGATCGCATAGATTGAAACATTCCCTGATCCAGATACAATCACAGTGCTTCCATTAAAGCTATGGCCTTTATCTCTTAACATTTCTTCAACAAAATAAACAAGGCCATATCCTGTTGCTTCTTTACGTGCTAAACTTCCACCGTATTCAAGCCCTTTTCCTGTTAGAACACCAGCTTCATAGGCGCCGCGAAGTCGCTTGTATTGACCGAACATATAGCCAATTTCTCTTGCGCCAACTCCAATATC from Bacillus sp. DTU_2020_1000418_1_SI_GHA_SEK_038 includes these protein-coding regions:
- the gdhA gene encoding NADP-specific glutamate dehydrogenase, translated to MQTIEEVRNNESKVAVNYVNEVFEKVKIRNPYESEFHQAVEEIFDSLLPVFSKHPKYMEQNILERIVEPERVITFRVPWTDDKGKVQVNRGFRVQYSSTLGPYKGGIRFHPTVNSSIIKFLGFEQIFKNSLTGLPIGGAKGGADFDPKEKSDGEIMRFTQSFIIELYKHIGPDTDVPAGDIGVGAREIGYMFGQYKRLRGAYEAGVLTGKGLEYGGSLARKEATGYGLVYFVEEMLRDKGHSFNGSTVIVSGSGNVSIYAIEKAMQLGAKVVACSDSNGYIYDENGLNLETVKRLKEVEGKRILEYVYEHPHAQFVEGCSGIWSIPCDIALPCATQNEIDECSAKILVANGVKAVGEGANMPSNLEAIDVFLKNDILFAPGKAANAGGVSVSALEMSQNSARIAWTFEEVDEKLHQIMKNIYRNTVNAAEEYGYPGNLVIGSNIAGFIRVANAMIVQGVV